In the Festucalex cinctus isolate MCC-2025b chromosome 10, RoL_Fcin_1.0, whole genome shotgun sequence genome, one interval contains:
- the LOC144026792 gene encoding uncharacterized protein LOC144026792 gives MEDTKWNAEAQPWQCHYKKNDRQLLAREEEVVFAPQARTSSVKQEVPENYHIREEEVCFQGLDEADIARSSTCVEREGEIKTKREPESSILTTKADGNQRNGFESDNHLGPLPHVEDDVESDSSDEDEAQQPLKSKRDNESDTCDTKYKIFCRVCHQRFQLWSHLRAHMPTHVTTQTKTSGEKTHSCSFCGKIFSKRHDVTRHVRMHATVKEFSCSECGKSFTFNQRLTLHMRVHTGEKPFPCSVCGKTFSVKVGLSKHMTTHTGEKPFSCSVCARRFSTLAGVNFHMRTHTGEKPFSCSVCTKSFTSTGNLQRHMRTHTGERPYSCSVCGLKFVQNEHLVAHMRTHTGEKTLSCGVCHQRFSRKQQADKHKCSGEISS, from the exons ATGGAAGACACAAAGTGGAATGCTGAAGCTCAGCCTTGGCaatgtcattacaaaaaaa ACGACCGTCAGCTGCTGGCAAGGGAAGAAGAGGTTGTTTTTGCGCCACAAGCCAGGACCTCCAGTGTAAAGCAGGAGGTACCAGAGAACTACCACATTAGAGAAGAGGAAGTTTGTTTTCAAGGACTGGACGAGGCTGATATCGCACGCTCTTCAACGTGTGTGGAACGTGAaggagaaataaaaacaaaacgggAGCCTGAAAGCAGCATCTTAACAACAAAAGCTGATGGAAACCAAAGAAATGGGTTCGAATCAGACAACCACTTGGGTCCACTTCCACATGTTGAAGACGATGTGGAGTCAGACTCTTCTGATGAAGATGAAGCCCAACAACCTTTGAAGAGCAAAAGAGACAATGAAAGTGACACTTGCGACACAAAGTACAAAATTTTCTGTCGCGTTTGCCATCAAAGATTCCAACTTTGGTCACATTTGCGAGCACACATGCCGACACATGTGACAACACAGACAAAAACATCAGGGGAGAAAACACATTCCTGCTCATTTTGTGGTAAAATCTTCTCAAAAAGGCATGACGTCACCCGCCATGTGAGAATGCATGCTACAGTAAAAGAATTTTCCTGTTCAGAGTGTGGTAAAAGTTTCACTTTTAATCAGCGATTGACCTTACACATGAGAgtgcacactggagaaaaaccttttccctgctcagtttgtggcaaaacattttcagtcaagGTAGGcctttcaaaacacatgacgacacacactggagaaaagccATTCTCATGTTCTGTTTGCGCTCGTAGATTTTCTACTTTGGCTGGTGTGAATTTTCACATgcgaacacacactggagaaaaaccattTTCGTGCTCAGTTTGTACTAAAAGTTTTACTTCGACGGGTAATTTACAGAGacacatgagaacacacactggagaaagacCCTACAGCTGCTCTGTTTGTGGTTTAAAATTTGTTCAAAATGAACATTTGGTGGCACATATGAGAACACACACAGGTGAGAAAACGTTGAGCTGTGGTGTGTGTCACCAAAGATTCTCACGTAAGCAACAAGCTGACAAACACAAATGTTCTGGTGAGATCAGCAGCTAG
- the LOC144027628 gene encoding uncharacterized protein LOC144027628, producing the protein MEDTKCYIEAQSSHRHNKQSENGDAHQLMKIELPFVQQLTFSVKQEVPEPPHIKEEEVWFQGLDQAGVTQDCSTRVMRECGPKQSQLYHREGEIKIKAEPVSSNSTTKADVNQRYGFKLDSHWGPVPHVKHDVKSDSSDSDEAQQPLKSNKLQGSKWSTKPGVFCRVCSQRFQLWSHLRAHMKTHVTTQIAPTGEKTFSCSYCGKIYSKRNGVNMHVRMHAAVKQFSCSECGKRFTRNHYLINHMKVHTGEKPFPCSVCGKTFSCKGNLSKHMMTHTGEKPFSCSVCTRRFSTKTRLNAHMLRHTGEKPFLCSVCSERFAQKAYLETHMRTHTGETPYGCSVCGLKCAQKSYLVAHMRKHTDARLSCGLCNERFSHKQQASKHKCTSEHSGSK; encoded by the exons ATGGAGGACACAAAGTGCTACATTGAAGCTCAGTCTTCACACCGCCATAACAAACAAAGTGAGAACGGAG ACGCCCATCAGCTGATGAAAATAGAGCTTCCTTTTGTGCAACAGTTGACCTTCAGTGTAAAGCAGGAAGTGCCAGAGCCCCCCCACATTAAAGAAGAGGAAGTTTGGTTTCAAGGACTGGATCAGGCTGGTGTCACACAGGACTGTTCAACTCGTGTGATGCGTGAATGTGGACCTAAACAATCACAGCTTTACCACAGAGAaggagaaataaaaataaaggcggAGCCTGTAAGCAGCAACTCAACAACAAAAGCTGATGTAAACCAAAGATATGGATTCAAGTTAGATAGTCACTGGGGTCCAGTTCCACATGTTAAACATGACGTGAAGTCAGACTCTTCTGACAGCGATGAAGCCCAACAACCTTTGAAGAGCAACAAACTTCAAGGTTCCAAATGGAGCACAAAGCCCGGAGTTTTCTGTCGTGTTTGCTCTCAAAGATTCCAACTTTGGTCACATTTGAGAGCACACATGAAAACACATGTGACAACACAAATAGCACcaacaggggaaaaaacattttcctgcTCATATTGTGGTAAAATCTACTCAAAAAGGAATGGGGTCAACATGCATGTGAGAATGCACGCCGCAGTAAAACAATTTTCCTGTTCAGAGTGTGGTAAACGTTTCACTCGTAATCACTATTTGATCAATCACATGAAAgtgcacactggagaaaaaccttttccctgctcagtttgtggcaaaacattttcatgcaaGGGcaacctttcaaaacacatgatgacacacactggagaaaagccattttcatgttctgttTGTACTCGTAGATTTTCTACTAAGACTAGGTTGAATGCACACATGCTaagacacactggagaaaaacccttTTTGTGCTCAGTTTGTTCTGAGCGATTTGCTCAAAAGGCTTATTTAGAGACacacatgagaacacacactggagaaacaCCCTAcggctgctcagtttgtggtttaAAATGTGCTCAAAAATCTTATTTGGTGGCACATATGAGAAAACACACTGATGCGAGATTAAGCTGTGGCTTGTGTAACGAAAGATTCTCTCACAAGCAACAAGCTagcaaacacaaatgtactagCGAGCACAGCGGCAGTAAATAA
- the LOC144026791 gene encoding amyloid-beta A4 precursor protein-binding family A member 3 — MDADASSPALPDSHTLTSIDRGPGFVELDSRVGMLDSYNMIEPPPLDWKSDSSTEAGSIEELDDTSFLSPSGDLEKASSDDLHANCTVASPDVNQQELVANNTESKRNNEAEVEEDVDNLEQTTDDDSHVLDEKANRTQGDEDHTHIQTLLSQLQMMGEDAHTLHRTSPYFTDYPHSESCEPEASPSLSTLPEDSTETTGLLFSESHQSDVLGLLQCTDIGTMPHPSCLPLTGEMDAVVSVSYNQEDSQSYWGLYGDSQQQPYREDDAVNLPSDSDCPEPVWMKLREEARGEEVSAESEQNADDHPSYKDVPGPCDPEDLLDGVIFGAKYLGSTQLKSEKNPSTNARMAQAQEAVDRIKAPEGETQPMTEVDLFISTQRIKVLSADTQEAMMDHSLQMISYIADIGEIVVLMARRKRKGQEMASPSSSSSSKTQKCLMICHVFSSGDAQIIAQAIGQAFGVAYQQFLQASGIKASDLQPGEYSDYLESQELYNGDLAHFSDSQNIREVAITKAPGEILGLAVVESGWGSIVPTVMVANLLHGGPAERCGELSIGDRIMSVNGTSMVGLPITTCQNIIQDLKSQKYVKLSIVHCPPVTMAIIRRPDPKYQLGFSVEDGIICSLMRGGIAERGGIRVGHRIIEINGQSVVATPHDKIIQILTNAVGEIHLKTMPASTYRLLTGQEQPVFL; from the exons ATGGACGCAGATGCATCATCTCCTGCACTCCCAGACAGTCATACCTTGACCTCGATTGATAGAGGACCTGGTTTTGTTGAACTTGATTCACGGGTGGGGATGTTGGACTCATACAACATGATCGAGCCTCCTCCTTTAGACTGGAAATCCGACTCATCCACTGAAGCTGGCTCAATTGAAGAACTGGACGACACCAGCTTCCTTTCTCCTTCTGGTGATCTGGAAAAAGCTAGCTCAGATGACCTCCATGCCAACTGCACCGTGGCGTCACCTGATGTGAACCAGCAGGAGCTTGTGGCGAACAACACAGAGTCAAAAAGGAACAATGAAGCGGAAGTGGAAGAAGACGTAGATAACCTTGAGCAGACAACAGATGACGATTCACATGTGTTGGATGAGAAAGCTAACAGAACACAAGGTGATGAAGACCACACCCACATCCAAACATTACTCAGCCAACTTCAGATGATGGGGGAAGATGCTCATACTCTCCACAGAACATCACCTTACTTTACTGACTATCCACACTCCGAGTCCTGTGAACCTGAGGCATCGCCTTCATTATCAACATTACCAGAGGACAGCACTGAAACCACCGGTTTGTTATTTTCTGAAAGCCACCAGAGTGATGTGTTGGGACTGCTGCAGTGCACAGACATTGGCACTATGCCCCATCCCAGCTGCCTCCCCCTCACAGGTGAAATGGATGCTGTTGTGTCCGTTTCCTACAACCAGGAAGACTCCCAGAGTTACTGGGGGCTGTATGGGGATAGTCAACAGCAGCCATACAGGGAAGATGACGCTGTCAACTTGCCGTCTGATAGTGACTGTCCTGAGCCGGTATGGATGAAATTGAGGGAAGAGGCTAGAGGGGAGGAAGTTTCTGCAGAGAGTGAGCAG AATGCTGATGACCACCCTTCATACAAAGACG TGCCTGGGCCATGCGACCCCGAAGACCTCTTAGATGGAGTCATATTTGGTGCCAAGTACTTGGGCTCTACACAGCTCAAGTCTGAGAAGAACCCATCTACTAATGCCCGTATGGCACAAGCTCAGGAGGCGGTGGACCGTATTAAG gctccAGAAGGGGAAACACAACCAATGACCGAGGTGGATCTGTTCATCTCCACTCAGAGGATCAAAGTTCTATCTGCTGATACACAG GAGGCCATGATGGATCACTCCTTGCAGATGATTTCTTACATCGCAGATATTGGCGAGATCGTGGTGCTGATGGCACGCAGGAAGCGTAAAGGGCAGGAAATGGCCTCACCttcgtcctcctcttcctccaaaaCTCAGAAGTGCTTAATGATCTGCCACGTATTCTCCTCTGGGGAT GCGCAGATCATTGCTCAGGCTATTGGCCAGGCATTTGGAGTGGCCTACCAGCAGTTCCTTCAAGCCAGCGGCATCAAGGCCAGCGATCTGCAGCCTGGCGAGTATAGTGACTACTTGGAAAGTCAGGAGCTCTACAATGGAGACCTGGCCCACTTCTCTGACTCCCAGAACATCCGAGAG GTTGCGATCACCAAGGCCCCAGGGGAGATTTTGGGCTTGGCAGTGGTGGAATCAGGCTGGGGCTCCATCGTGCCCACAGTGATGGTGGCCAATCTCCTTCACGGAGGTCCCGCTGAGCGCTGTGGCGAGCTCAGTATCGGTGATCGCATCATGTCTGTCAACGGCACCAGCATGGTGGGTCTCCCCATCACCACCTGCCAAAATATAATCCAG GACTTGAAGAGCCAGAAATATGTTAAGCTCAGCATTGTCCACTGCCCTCCTGTCACCATGGCGATTATCAGGAGACCAGATCCGAAGTATCAACTGGGTTTCAGTGTGGAAGACGGCATC atcTGTAGCCTAATGCGAGGTGGTATAGCAGAAAGAGGAGGCATCCGAGTTGGACACCGCATCATTGAAATTAACGGACAGAGCG